A window of the Microtus pennsylvanicus isolate mMicPen1 chromosome 4, mMicPen1.hap1, whole genome shotgun sequence genome harbors these coding sequences:
- the LOC142847678 gene encoding interferon-inducible GTPase 1-like, whose product MGQVFSPASKDEDNGDLESSFTNYFKKIKTENKIISQEHIHLIESHLEKGNIQVASSVINDALKNIGNTPINIAVIGECGAGKSSFINALRGVGPEDEGAAEVGVVLTTIERTPYKHPKNKMFILWDLPGIRTMNFPMEDYLEKVKFQEYDFFIIVSSACFTKLDLDLAKAIRFMKKNYYFVRTKVDLDLDNEKKYKPRTFDRAKTLQQIRSMCVNAFRRNNMDVPQIFLISNSNLSNYDFPCLIDTMIKDLPAQKHHNFMLSLANITEAAFNKKHKSMQQTILSKAKKTHCLATIPKMSILKCDVEELKVKLNHYRVLFGVDDESLEVIAKDSHVPVEHLKKIIKSPYLLEIKKRETLKGNLLKYLEKFTSDNASHPYYKKIDYLQLLFLDTVTEDAKVVLRETYSKTSSTSYHPQLLTMDKYYPFLKFLAGLVAVFLFCFILGFRHEEGSNLQITF is encoded by the coding sequence ATGGGTCAGGTTTTCTCTCCTGCATCTAAGGATGAAGACAATGGAGATTTGGAGTCCAGTTTCACTAACTATTTTAAGAAGattaagacagaaaacaaaataatttctcagGAACATATCCATTTAATAGAATCTCATCTGGAAAAAGGAAACATTCAGGTGGCAAGCTCTGTAATTAATGATGCATTAAAAAATATTGGTAACACCCCAATAAATATTGCTGTGATAGGAGAGTGTGGAGCAGGGAAGTCCAGTTTCATCAATGCCCTGAGGGGTGTTGGACCTGAAGATGAAGGTGCAGCTGAAGTTGGCGTGGTATTGACAACTATAGAGAGAACGCCATACAAACAccccaaaaataaaatgttcattttatggGACCTGCCTGGCATTAGAACTATGAACTTTCCAATGGAAGATTATCTGGAGAAAGTGAAATTCCAAGAGTATGATTTCTTCATTATTGTCTCTTCCGCATGTTTTACAAAACTTGACCTAGACCTTGCCAAAGCAATCAGATTTATGAAAAAGAATTATTACTTTGTGAGAACCAAGGTGGACCTGGATTTAGACAACGAGAAGAAATACAAACCTCGCACCTTTGACAGAGCAAAGACCCTGCAGCAGATCAgaagcatgtgtgtgaatgccttCAGACGGAATAACATGGATGTACCACagattttcttgatttctaacaGCAATTTGTCTAACTATGATTTTCCATGCCTGATAGACACAATGATAAAGGATCTTCCTGCTCAAAAGCACCACAATTTTATGCTTTCCTTGGCTAATATTACAGAGGCAGCCTTTAACAAAAAGCACAAGTCTATGCAGCAAACTATCTTGTCGAAAGCCAAGAAGACTCATTGTTTAGCTACTATTCCTAAAATGAGCATCCTCAAGTGTGATGTGGAGGAGCTGAAGGTGAAGTTAAACCACTACCGAGTCCTCTTTGGAGTAGATGATGAATCCCTGGAAGTCATTGCTAAGGATTCTCATGTGCCTGTTGaacacttgaaaaaaatcattaaatctcCTTATTTGTTGGAAATTAAGAAAAGGGAAACATTAAAAGgaaatcttttgaaatatttggaGAAATTTACCTCAGACAATGCTTCACATCCCTACTATAAGAAAATCGATTACTTACAACTTCTTTTCCTTGACACAGTGACTGAAGATGCCAAAGTTGTCCTTAGAGAGACATACTCAAAAACTAGTTCAACCTCATATCACCCACAGCTACTGACCATGGATAAGTATTACCCTTTCCTCAAGTTCTTGGCCGGATTAgtggctgtttttttgttttgttttatcttaggtTTTAGGCATGAAGAGGGGAGTAATCtccaaataactttttaa